One Bradyrhizobium zhanjiangense DNA segment encodes these proteins:
- the pobA gene encoding 4-hydroxybenzoate 3-monooxygenase, with protein sequence MRTKVAIIGAGPAGLLLGQLLHTYGIDNVILERQSPDYVLGRIRAGLLEEGTVALLDQVGAGARAHAEGLVHEGIELAFSGQRHRIDMKGATGKTVMIYGQTEVTLDLMNARKAAGLVSVYEAKDVQPHDFDGSHPRVTYVKDGVTHTIDCDFIAGCDGFHGVSRASVPASAIEEFERVYPFGWLGILSDTPPVSHELIYSNHARGFALCTMRSTKRSRYYVQCALDDHVDQWPDDRFWDELKRRLDQEAAASLVTGPSIEKSIAPLRSFVAEPMRFGRMFLCGDAAHIVPPTGAKGLNLAASDAHYLSSALREFYDEKSSAGIDAYSAKALARVWKAVRFSWWMTSMLHKFPDTGTIGARIQLAELDYVTHSQAAMTSLSENYVGLPF encoded by the coding sequence TTGCGGACAAAAGTCGCAATCATCGGGGCCGGGCCGGCGGGATTGTTGCTTGGGCAACTGCTCCACACATATGGCATCGACAATGTCATTCTGGAGCGGCAGAGCCCGGACTATGTGCTCGGCCGCATCCGCGCCGGCCTGCTGGAGGAGGGGACCGTCGCGCTGCTCGACCAGGTCGGCGCTGGCGCGCGGGCCCATGCCGAAGGCCTGGTGCATGAAGGCATCGAGCTCGCCTTCTCCGGCCAGCGTCACCGCATCGACATGAAGGGCGCGACCGGCAAGACGGTGATGATCTACGGCCAGACCGAGGTCACGCTCGACCTGATGAATGCGCGCAAGGCCGCAGGTCTCGTTTCGGTCTACGAGGCCAAGGACGTGCAGCCGCATGATTTCGACGGCAGTCACCCGCGCGTAACTTACGTCAAGGACGGCGTCACCCACACGATCGATTGCGACTTCATCGCCGGCTGCGACGGTTTCCACGGCGTCAGCCGCGCTAGCGTCCCGGCCTCGGCGATCGAGGAATTCGAGCGGGTCTATCCGTTCGGCTGGCTCGGGATCCTCTCGGACACGCCGCCGGTCAGCCACGAGCTGATCTATTCCAACCACGCTCGCGGCTTTGCGCTCTGCACCATGCGCTCGACCAAGCGCAGCCGCTACTATGTGCAGTGCGCGCTCGACGACCATGTCGACCAATGGCCCGACGACCGCTTCTGGGACGAATTGAAGCGCCGGCTCGACCAGGAGGCGGCCGCCAGCCTCGTCACCGGCCCGTCGATCGAGAAGAGCATCGCACCCTTACGCAGCTTCGTCGCCGAGCCGATGCGCTTCGGCCGGATGTTCTTGTGCGGCGATGCCGCGCACATCGTGCCGCCGACCGGCGCCAAGGGGCTGAACCTCGCCGCCTCCGACGCGCATTATCTGTCCAGCGCGCTGCGCGAGTTCTACGACGAGAAATCCAGCGCCGGGATCGACGCCTATTCCGCCAAGGCATTGGCACGGGTCTGGAAAGCCGTGCGCTTCTCGTGGTGGATGACCTCGATGCTGCACAAATTCCCGGACACCGGCACTATCGGCGCCCGCATCCAGCTCGCCGAGCTCGATTACGTCACGCACTCGCAGGCCGCGATGACCTCGCTGTCGGAGAATTACGTGGGGCTGCCGTTCTGA
- a CDS encoding PaaI family thioesterase — translation MTATDIPAGFEPHFRRAPLTDPWEPLYSKKTEKGVTVGLRLAQPHTNARGLIHGGLIAALADAAMGYSCAQATGWTTSFVTISLSVDYVGAAEIGQWLAVEGEAIKTGSTICFAQCLVKADDAVIARASGTFRVVPKK, via the coding sequence ATGACCGCCACCGACATCCCCGCCGGCTTCGAGCCGCATTTCCGCAGGGCCCCGCTCACCGATCCCTGGGAGCCGCTCTATTCGAAGAAGACCGAGAAGGGCGTCACCGTGGGACTGCGCCTGGCGCAGCCGCACACCAATGCACGCGGGCTGATCCACGGTGGGCTGATCGCGGCGCTGGCCGATGCCGCCATGGGCTATAGCTGCGCCCAGGCGACGGGCTGGACCACGTCGTTCGTCACGATCTCGCTGTCGGTCGACTATGTCGGCGCCGCCGAGATCGGCCAATGGCTCGCGGTCGAGGGCGAGGCGATCAAGACCGGCTCTACGATCTGTTTCGCGCAATGCCTGGTGAAGGCCGATGATGCCGTGATCGCGCGCGCCAGCGGCACGTTCCGCGTCGTGCCGAAGAAGTAG
- a CDS encoding branched-chain amino acid ABC transporter permease, whose protein sequence is MNTTIMLFLVQDGITNGAIYALLGLALVLVFAVTRVILIPQGEFVTYGALTYASLAAGQMPGTAKLALALGIGAFAFDLFVARKALHGRLVLRSIVTNIVLPAIVLALTLYFAAQKPPVAICIALSLVIVAMIGLYLYRIAFQPLAHTSVLVLLIASVGVHLALQGLGLLFFGAEGQRGPAVLSGAFTAGALRFTGQSITVYAITIAFIIGLWLFFGLTLYGKALRATAVNRLGARLAGIRTTLSGQIAFLLASVIGALSGILIVPITTLYYDSGFLIGLKGFVAAIIGGLVSYPLTAVAALVVGIVEAFSSFYASNYKEVIVFMLLIPVLLLRSLAAPAVEEEKD, encoded by the coding sequence ATCATGCTGTTCCTGGTGCAGGACGGCATCACCAATGGCGCGATCTATGCGCTGCTCGGCCTGGCGCTGGTGCTGGTGTTCGCCGTCACCCGCGTCATCCTCATTCCCCAGGGCGAATTCGTCACCTATGGCGCGCTGACCTATGCCTCGCTGGCGGCGGGCCAGATGCCGGGCACGGCAAAGCTCGCGCTGGCGCTGGGCATCGGCGCTTTCGCCTTCGATCTCTTCGTCGCGCGCAAGGCGCTGCATGGGCGCCTGGTCCTGCGCAGCATCGTCACCAACATCGTGCTGCCGGCCATCGTGCTGGCGCTGACCCTGTACTTCGCCGCCCAGAAGCCGCCGGTCGCGATCTGCATCGCGCTGTCGCTGGTGATCGTCGCGATGATCGGCCTGTACCTCTATCGGATCGCATTCCAGCCGCTGGCGCACACCTCCGTGCTGGTGCTGCTGATCGCATCAGTCGGCGTGCATCTCGCGCTGCAAGGGCTGGGCTTGCTGTTCTTCGGCGCCGAAGGCCAGCGCGGGCCGGCCGTGCTGTCCGGCGCCTTCACCGCCGGCGCGCTGCGCTTCACCGGCCAGAGCATCACCGTCTACGCCATCACCATCGCCTTCATCATCGGTCTCTGGCTGTTCTTCGGGCTGACGCTCTACGGCAAGGCGCTGCGCGCGACCGCGGTGAACCGGCTAGGGGCGCGGCTCGCCGGCATCCGCACCACGCTGTCGGGACAGATCGCCTTCCTGCTGGCCTCCGTGATCGGCGCGCTATCGGGCATCCTGATCGTGCCGATCACGACGCTCTACTACGACTCCGGCTTCCTGATCGGCCTGAAGGGCTTTGTCGCCGCGATCATCGGCGGCCTGGTCAGTTATCCCCTCACCGCGGTCGCGGCACTGGTCGTCGGCATCGTCGAGGCGTTCTCGTCCTTCTATGCCTCCAACTACAAGGAGGTGATCGTTTTCATGCTGCTGATCCCCGTGCTGCTGCTGCGCTCGCTCGCCGCGCCCGCGGTCGAGGAAGAGAAGGACTGA
- a CDS encoding pyridoxamine 5'-phosphate oxidase family protein: protein MTTAAQPYASDVAFSPAVKAIQARKGSREAYARSDQRGWRTEVDDNLAAFLAEANSFYFATASMDGQPYIQHRGGPKGFLKVLDKQTLAFTDYAGNQQFITQGNLSENPKAYIFVMDYAHRRRVKIWGEARVVEDDEALTTSLMPKGYRARPEQVILFKIAAWDTNCPQHIPQKFDAGDVAAALAARDARIAELEAEVAGLRGEKKAGAS from the coding sequence ATGACGACAGCAGCCCAGCCCTATGCCAGCGACGTCGCCTTCTCGCCGGCAGTGAAGGCGATCCAGGCGCGCAAGGGTTCGCGCGAGGCCTATGCGCGCAGCGATCAGCGCGGCTGGCGCACCGAGGTCGACGACAACCTCGCCGCCTTCCTGGCTGAAGCCAACAGCTTCTATTTCGCCACCGCATCAATGGACGGCCAGCCCTACATTCAGCACCGCGGCGGCCCGAAGGGATTTCTCAAGGTGCTGGACAAGCAGACGCTCGCCTTCACCGACTATGCCGGCAACCAGCAGTTCATCACCCAGGGCAATCTCTCGGAGAATCCCAAGGCCTATATTTTCGTGATGGACTACGCCCATCGCCGCCGGGTGAAGATCTGGGGCGAGGCGCGCGTCGTCGAGGACGACGAGGCGCTGACCACGTCGCTGATGCCGAAGGGCTATCGCGCGCGGCCCGAGCAGGTGATCCTGTTCAAGATCGCGGCGTGGGACACCAACTGCCCGCAGCACATCCCGCAGAAGTTCGATGCGGGCGATGTTGCCGCGGCGCTCGCGGCAAGGGATGCGAGGATCGCGGAGCTGGAAGCGGAGGTGGCGGGGTTGAGGGGGGAGAAGAAGGCAGGCGCTTCGTAA
- a CDS encoding ABC transporter ATP-binding protein, translating to MSTLLSVTDAHVAYGKVEAVRSVSLEVGTNEIVTIVGANGAGKTTLLSAIMGILPLKGRVAFAGQDLARLDIEDRVAMGLGLVPEHRELFVTMNVEDNLELGAFRIERGKAKASMERVYALFPRLKERRKQLAGTLSGGEQQMLAMGRALMGEPKLLMLDEPSLGLAPIIVADIFRIVTELRASGVSVLLVEQNAQAALKIADHAYVMELGEFMLSGKASDIAANERVAASYLGFQHEGESAI from the coding sequence ATGAGCACGCTGTTGTCCGTCACCGACGCGCACGTTGCTTACGGCAAGGTCGAGGCCGTGCGTTCGGTCTCGCTCGAGGTCGGCACCAATGAGATCGTCACCATCGTCGGCGCCAACGGTGCCGGCAAGACCACGCTGCTCTCGGCCATCATGGGCATTTTGCCGCTGAAGGGTCGCGTCGCCTTTGCCGGGCAGGATCTCGCCCGCCTCGACATCGAGGATCGCGTCGCGATGGGGCTCGGGCTCGTCCCAGAGCACCGCGAATTGTTCGTGACCATGAATGTCGAGGACAATCTCGAACTGGGCGCCTTCCGCATCGAGCGAGGCAAGGCGAAAGCCTCGATGGAGCGGGTCTACGCGCTGTTTCCGCGGCTGAAGGAACGGCGTAAGCAGCTCGCCGGCACGCTCTCCGGCGGCGAGCAGCAGATGCTCGCGATGGGCCGTGCGCTGATGGGCGAACCGAAGCTGCTGATGCTGGACGAGCCGAGCCTCGGCCTCGCCCCGATCATCGTCGCCGATATCTTCCGCATCGTCACCGAGCTGCGCGCCAGCGGCGTCTCCGTCCTGCTGGTCGAGCAGAACGCGCAGGCCGCGCTGAAGATCGCGGACCACGCCTATGTCATGGAGCTCGGCGAGTTCATGCTCAGCGGCAAGGCCAGCGACATCGCCGCGAACGAGCGCGTGGCGGCGAGTTATCTCGGCTTCCAGCATGAAGGTGAGAGTGCGATCTGA
- a CDS encoding TRAP transporter large permease, whose translation MSTDAVAVIGFVSLFVLMLLRVPVGMAMGLVGVSGFSYLVGATPALKLVGQTSMRTVTDYTFGVIPMFLLMGSFVSNSGMSRELFRAANGFVGHLRGGLGIATVGACGGFAAICGSSVATAATFSAVAYPEMRRFGYPQSFATGVIAAGGTLGAMLPPSTVLAVYGIITEQDIGKLFIAGIIPGLLAMTMYMITIGLIGYFRPDFLPKGKVLSWRERFAGLKDIWAPVLLFVFVIGGLYGLPFLPRFTPTEAGGVGATGAFIIGVLTGRLDREKVLASLLQATRTAAAVFTVLIGALIFGYFLTVTQTPQKLTEFLTGLGLGPYGVLALIMVMYLVLGCLMDAMAMIILTVPIIFPVIMHLGFDPIWFGVIIVMTVELGLIHPPVGMNVFVIKSVVKDVSFSTIFKGVIPFVATDLVRLVILIAFPLLATWLPTRMMAH comes from the coding sequence ATGAGCACCGATGCCGTCGCCGTAATCGGCTTCGTTTCCCTGTTTGTGTTGATGCTGCTGCGCGTGCCCGTCGGCATGGCCATGGGCCTCGTCGGTGTGTCCGGTTTCTCCTATCTGGTCGGCGCGACGCCGGCGCTGAAGCTGGTCGGCCAGACCTCGATGCGCACGGTCACCGACTACACCTTCGGCGTCATCCCGATGTTCCTGCTGATGGGCTCGTTCGTCAGCAATTCCGGCATGAGCCGCGAGCTGTTCCGCGCCGCCAACGGCTTTGTCGGCCACCTGCGCGGCGGGCTCGGCATCGCCACCGTCGGTGCCTGCGGCGGCTTTGCCGCGATCTGCGGCTCCTCGGTCGCGACCGCCGCGACCTTCTCCGCCGTCGCCTATCCCGAGATGCGCCGCTTCGGCTATCCGCAGTCCTTTGCCACCGGCGTGATCGCGGCAGGCGGCACGTTAGGTGCGATGCTGCCGCCCTCCACCGTGCTCGCGGTCTACGGCATCATCACCGAGCAGGACATCGGCAAGCTGTTCATTGCCGGCATCATCCCGGGCCTCTTGGCGATGACCATGTACATGATCACGATCGGCCTGATCGGCTATTTCCGGCCCGACTTCCTGCCCAAGGGCAAGGTGCTGTCGTGGCGCGAGCGCTTTGCCGGATTGAAGGACATCTGGGCGCCGGTGCTGCTGTTCGTGTTCGTCATCGGCGGCCTCTACGGCCTGCCGTTCCTGCCGCGCTTCACGCCGACTGAGGCCGGCGGCGTCGGCGCCACCGGCGCCTTCATCATCGGCGTGCTGACGGGCCGGCTCGACCGCGAGAAGGTGCTGGCGTCGCTGCTGCAGGCGACGCGCACCGCGGCCGCGGTGTTCACCGTGCTGATCGGCGCGCTGATCTTCGGTTACTTCCTGACGGTGACGCAGACGCCGCAGAAGCTGACGGAATTCCTCACCGGCCTCGGCCTCGGTCCCTACGGCGTGCTGGCGCTGATCATGGTGATGTATCTCGTGCTCGGCTGCCTGATGGATGCCATGGCGATGATCATCCTGACCGTGCCGATCATCTTCCCCGTGATCATGCATCTCGGCTTCGACCCGATCTGGTTCGGCGTCATCATCGTCATGACCGTCGAGCTCGGCCTGATCCATCCGCCGGTCGGCATGAATGTCTTCGTCATCAAAAGCGTGGTGAAGGACGTCTCGTTCTCCACCATCTTCAAGGGCGTGATCCCGTTCGTCGCAACGGATTTGGTGCGCCTCGTGATCCTGATCGCCTTCCCGCTGCTGGCGACCTGGCTGCCGACGCGTATGATGGCGCATTAG
- a CDS encoding DUF3237 domain-containing protein produces the protein MTTPTLETKYVFTITARIGDVISAGETGIGVRRIIPIIGGEVTGAITGQVLPYGADFQTIRPSELIDLEARYAFETDDGATIYVENKGMRFGPVELLQKLKRGEPVDPKLIYFRTVPRFETGHEQYRWLMEHIFIGSAARHADRVVIDVHQVL, from the coding sequence ATGACCACACCGACACTCGAAACCAAATACGTCTTCACCATCACCGCTCGTATCGGCGACGTCATCAGCGCCGGCGAGACTGGTATCGGCGTGCGCCGCATCATTCCGATCATCGGCGGCGAGGTGACGGGCGCAATCACAGGCCAGGTGCTCCCCTACGGCGCCGACTTCCAGACCATCCGCCCCAGCGAGCTGATCGATCTCGAAGCCAGATACGCCTTCGAGACCGACGACGGCGCAACCATCTATGTCGAGAACAAGGGCATGCGCTTCGGCCCGGTGGAGCTACTGCAAAAGCTCAAGCGCGGCGAGCCGGTCGATCCGAAGCTGATCTATTTCCGCACCGTGCCGAGGTTTGAGACCGGGCACGAGCAGTATCGCTGGCTGATGGAACATATTTTCATCGGCTCAGCGGCGCGTCATGCAGACCGCGTCGTGATCGACGTGCATCAGGTGCTGTGA
- a CDS encoding TRAP transporter small permease, producing MKRAWMDRFIDTIEWIAAGFVGLVALDIFLSVLLRNTLNYSIPDSFDIGRMLLGILIFWGIAATSYRGTHITVDLVWGNVGPRYQRWIDVFATLVLLFVVTVQTWTLFDKVRGTYNDNVQTFDMHMPTWPFFAIAWIGDVSAVLLIAIRTYRLIFHPEEMHDPKLKATE from the coding sequence ATGAAGCGCGCCTGGATGGACCGCTTTATCGACACGATCGAATGGATCGCGGCCGGCTTCGTCGGCCTCGTCGCGCTCGACATCTTCCTGTCGGTGCTGCTGCGTAACACGCTGAACTATTCGATCCCGGACAGTTTTGACATCGGCCGCATGCTGCTCGGCATCCTCATCTTCTGGGGCATCGCGGCGACGTCTTATCGCGGCACCCACATCACGGTTGATCTCGTCTGGGGCAATGTCGGGCCGCGCTACCAGCGCTGGATCGACGTGTTCGCAACGCTGGTGCTGCTGTTCGTCGTGACCGTGCAGACCTGGACGCTGTTCGACAAGGTGCGCGGCACCTACAACGACAACGTCCAGACTTTCGATATGCACATGCCGACCTGGCCGTTCTTCGCGATCGCCTGGATCGGCGACGTCTCCGCCGTGCTGCTGATCGCGATCCGCACCTACCGGCTGATCTTCCATCCCGAAGAGATGCACGACCCCAAGCTGAAGGCGACGGAGTAA
- a CDS encoding ABC transporter permease subunit: MQSRLPILVFALVMAAIPFVPGMPPFWIVLLDNIGLAALVAMGLVLLTGVGGLTSFGQAAFVGFGAYTTAVLSTAYGLSPWLTLPLSLVVSGSLAVLLGLITVRLSGHYLPLGTLAWGLGLFYLFSKLEFLGRNDGISAIPPLSIGAFKMLSPGSIYYAIWVAVIVSALLTMNLLDSRTGRAIRALRRGHVAAEAFGVHTPRAKLLVFIHAAVLAGLSGWLYAHLQRAVNPTPFGAQAGIEYLFIAVVGGAGYVWGGVLGAAIVVVLKEVLQSYLPLILPGSGQVETIVFGIMLVALLQLAPGGLWPWLMSFLPERTSGRKPDTSLKLEHRPRAPGESSILLQVDKARKQFGGVVAVNNVSFDVQAREIVALIGPNGAGKSTTFNLITGVLSATSGSISVLGKKVDKAPPQEIVKLGISRTFQHVKLVPDMTVLENVAIGAHLRGHSGPIASMLRLDRADEAKLLAEAARQIERVGLAEQMHQLAGSLSLGQQRIVEIARALCVDPMLLLLDEPAAGLRHMEKQRLATLLRDLRDGGMSVLLVEHDMGFVMNLADRIVVLDFGTKIAEGTPATIKTNPEVIKAYLGVAA; this comes from the coding sequence ATGCAGAGCCGGCTTCCCATCCTCGTCTTCGCGCTTGTCATGGCGGCGATCCCGTTTGTCCCGGGGATGCCGCCGTTCTGGATCGTGCTGCTCGACAATATCGGCCTTGCCGCGCTCGTGGCGATGGGCCTCGTGCTGCTCACCGGCGTCGGCGGCCTGACTTCTTTCGGTCAGGCAGCTTTCGTCGGCTTCGGCGCCTACACCACCGCGGTGCTGTCGACGGCCTACGGCCTGTCGCCGTGGCTGACCCTGCCGCTGTCGCTCGTCGTCAGCGGATCGCTCGCGGTGCTGCTCGGGCTGATCACCGTCCGCCTGTCCGGCCATTATCTGCCGCTCGGCACGCTCGCCTGGGGACTGGGCCTGTTCTATCTGTTCAGCAAGCTGGAGTTTTTGGGCCGCAACGACGGCATCTCGGCGATCCCGCCGCTGTCGATCGGCGCGTTCAAGATGCTCTCGCCCGGCTCGATCTATTACGCGATCTGGGTCGCCGTCATCGTCTCGGCCCTGCTGACGATGAACCTGCTGGACTCCCGCACCGGCCGCGCCATCCGCGCGCTCAGGCGCGGCCATGTCGCGGCGGAAGCCTTCGGCGTGCACACGCCGCGCGCCAAGCTGCTGGTGTTCATCCATGCCGCGGTGCTCGCCGGCCTCTCCGGCTGGCTCTACGCGCATCTCCAGCGCGCGGTGAACCCGACGCCGTTCGGCGCCCAGGCCGGCATCGAATATCTCTTCATCGCGGTGGTCGGCGGCGCCGGTTATGTCTGGGGCGGCGTGCTGGGCGCCGCGATCGTCGTGGTGCTGAAAGAGGTGCTGCAAAGCTATCTGCCGCTGATCCTGCCCGGCTCCGGCCAGGTCGAGACCATCGTGTTCGGCATCATGCTGGTGGCGCTGCTGCAGCTGGCGCCCGGCGGCCTCTGGCCCTGGCTGATGTCGTTCCTGCCCGAGCGCACCAGTGGCAGAAAGCCCGATACCTCGCTGAAGCTGGAGCATCGCCCCCGCGCGCCCGGCGAGTCCAGCATCCTGCTCCAGGTCGACAAGGCGCGAAAGCAGTTCGGCGGCGTGGTCGCGGTCAACAACGTCTCCTTCGACGTCCAGGCCCGCGAGATCGTCGCGCTGATCGGACCGAATGGCGCCGGCAAGAGCACGACGTTCAACCTGATCACCGGCGTGCTGTCGGCGACCTCAGGCTCGATCTCGGTGCTCGGCAAGAAGGTTGACAAGGCACCGCCGCAGGAGATCGTCAAGCTCGGCATCTCCCGCACCTTCCAGCACGTCAAGCTGGTGCCTGACATGACCGTGCTGGAGAACGTCGCGATCGGCGCCCATCTCCGCGGCCATTCGGGACCGATCGCTTCGATGCTGCGGCTCGACCGCGCCGATGAGGCGAAGCTGCTCGCGGAAGCCGCGCGCCAGATCGAGCGCGTCGGCCTCGCCGAGCAGATGCACCAGCTCGCAGGCTCGTTGTCGCTCGGCCAGCAGCGCATCGTCGAGATCGCCCGCGCGCTCTGCGTGGACCCGATGCTGCTGCTGCTCGACGAGCCGGCCGCCGGCCTGCGCCACATGGAGAAGCAGCGGCTCGCGACGCTGCTGCGCGATCTGCGCGACGGCGGCATGAGCGTGCTCCTGGTCGAGCACGACATGGGCTTCGTGATGAACCTCGCCGACCGCATCGTGGTGCTCGATTTCGGCACCAAGATCGCGGAAGGCACCCCCGCCACGATCAAGACCAATCCCGAAGTGATCAAGGCCTATCTCGGAGTGGCGGCATGA
- a CDS encoding TRAP transporter substrate-binding protein has translation MRKVCLALLLAASVTPAFAQDKTFDLKISHWVPASHPLQKSLEDWAAAVEKDSGGTIKGKVFPAQQLGKAFDHYDMARDGIADVTYVNPGYQPGRFPIIGAGELPFLISDAKGGSMGLDAWYRKYAEKEMKDVKYCLAFVHSPSSFHSRTKKIVVPEDVKGLKIRPAHATMANFVTSLGGTNVQSSAPEVRDIIERGVADGVTFPWGSLVLFGIDKVTKYDMEAPLYTTTFVFVINKDKYNAMSDKQKAAIDKNCTIEMAGAVGEHWGKFEDAGIDKVKAESSHEVYKLTAEQTAAWKKAAEPLVKTWSDGAKKAGADPDAALADLKASLKKYNALAE, from the coding sequence ATGAGGAAAGTCTGTCTGGCGTTGCTGCTGGCAGCAAGCGTGACGCCTGCGTTCGCGCAGGACAAGACCTTCGATTTGAAGATCTCGCACTGGGTGCCGGCCTCGCATCCCCTGCAGAAATCGCTGGAAGACTGGGCGGCCGCGGTCGAGAAGGATTCCGGCGGCACCATCAAGGGCAAGGTGTTTCCGGCCCAGCAGCTCGGCAAGGCCTTCGATCATTACGACATGGCCCGCGACGGCATCGCCGACGTCACCTATGTCAATCCCGGTTACCAGCCCGGCCGCTTCCCGATCATCGGCGCCGGCGAATTGCCGTTCCTGATCTCGGACGCCAAGGGCGGCTCGATGGGGCTGGATGCCTGGTATCGCAAATATGCCGAGAAGGAGATGAAGGACGTCAAGTATTGCCTCGCCTTCGTCCACTCGCCCTCCTCCTTCCACTCCCGTACCAAGAAGATCGTGGTGCCCGAGGACGTGAAGGGCCTGAAGATCCGTCCCGCCCACGCCACCATGGCGAATTTCGTCACCTCACTCGGCGGCACCAACGTGCAGTCCTCCGCACCCGAAGTGCGCGACATCATCGAGCGCGGCGTCGCCGACGGCGTCACCTTCCCCTGGGGCTCTCTGGTGCTGTTCGGCATCGACAAGGTGACCAAATACGACATGGAGGCGCCGCTCTACACCACGACCTTCGTGTTCGTGATCAATAAGGACAAGTACAATGCGATGTCCGACAAGCAGAAGGCCGCGATCGACAAGAACTGCACGATCGAGATGGCCGGCGCGGTCGGCGAGCACTGGGGCAAGTTCGAGGACGCCGGCATCGACAAGGTGAAGGCGGAATCGAGCCACGAGGTCTACAAGCTGACGGCCGAGCAGACCGCGGCCTGGAAGAAGGCCGCCGAGCCGCTGGTCAAGACATGGAGTGACGGCGCCAAGAAGGCCGGCGCCGATCCGGATGCGGCGCTCGCGGATTTGAAGGCATCGCTGAAGAAGTACAACGCGCTGGCGGAGTAG
- a CDS encoding LysR family transcriptional regulator: MDRLEAMHVFVTVADSRGFAPAARKLRLSPSAVTRLIAALEEHLGARLLQRTTRQVTLTDVGTRYLERARRILADVEEADGSARQERNRPSGRLVVSAPVGFGRLHVGPVMTAYLKRYPEVAAELRLSDHLVNLVEDAVDAAVRIGHLADSSLVARQVGEMRRIVVAAPGYLKRHGEPKTPEALVSHQTIQFGPWSAWRFLRDGRDIEMTPAPRFISNSADAALQYAEAGGGVTRVLAYQAADGLKRGRLKIVLAPYEQPALPIHIVYPTSRLLSAKVRAFVDLVVETAEWRFG, translated from the coding sequence ATGGACCGGCTCGAAGCCATGCACGTCTTTGTCACCGTCGCCGATTCGCGCGGCTTTGCGCCGGCGGCGCGCAAGCTGCGCCTGTCGCCCTCGGCGGTGACGCGGTTGATCGCGGCCCTGGAAGAGCATCTCGGCGCGCGGCTGTTGCAGCGGACCACGCGACAGGTAACGCTGACCGATGTCGGCACGCGCTATCTCGAGCGCGCGCGGCGCATCCTCGCCGATGTCGAGGAGGCCGACGGCTCGGCGCGGCAGGAGCGCAACCGGCCGAGCGGTCGCCTCGTGGTGTCGGCACCGGTCGGTTTCGGCCGGCTCCATGTCGGGCCGGTCATGACCGCTTACCTCAAACGCTATCCCGAAGTCGCCGCCGAATTGCGGCTGTCCGACCATCTCGTCAATCTCGTAGAAGACGCGGTCGACGCCGCCGTCCGCATCGGCCATCTCGCCGATTCCTCCCTGGTCGCGCGCCAGGTCGGTGAGATGCGGCGGATCGTGGTGGCCGCGCCCGGCTATCTCAAGCGCCATGGCGAGCCGAAGACGCCGGAGGCTCTCGTCTCGCACCAGACCATCCAGTTCGGTCCTTGGTCCGCATGGCGCTTCCTGCGCGACGGCCGCGACATCGAGATGACGCCAGCGCCGCGCTTCATCAGCAACAGCGCCGACGCGGCGCTGCAATATGCCGAAGCCGGCGGCGGCGTGACGCGGGTGCTGGCCTATCAGGCCGCCGACGGGCTGAAGCGCGGGCGCTTGAAGATCGTGCTCGCGCCATACGAGCAGCCGGCGCTGCCGATCCACATCGTCTACCCGACCTCGCGCCTGCTGTCGGCCAAAGTGCGCGCGTTCGTCGATCTCGTGGTGGAGACGGCGGAATGGAGGTTTGGCTAG